In a genomic window of Branchiostoma floridae strain S238N-H82 chromosome 19, Bfl_VNyyK, whole genome shotgun sequence:
- the LOC118407167 gene encoding receptor-interacting serine/threonine-protein kinase 4-like — protein MLRGQDWIGQGGFASVCKSWHREWRMNVAVKFISKLEMAASEQQLLYSEARKLKAASVSPYIIELYGVCLRPHFALVMSYMENGCLGSLLRHVDVPWALRWRMTYEISLAMNFLHCLDPQILHCDLKAANVLLDDDYHVKITDFGLSKWKSRSLVLTTVSPMGTTITHAPPEFLKDVNRLPDASFDVYRCETSLQHHDHF, from the exons ATGTTGCGGGGACAGGACTGGATCGGACAGGGCGGGTTCGCCAGCGTCTGTAAGTCCTGGCACAGGGAGTGGAGGATGAACGTCGCGGTCAAGTTCATCAGCAAGCTGGAAATGGCGGCAAG TGAACAACAGCTGCTGTACTCCGAAGCCCGGAAGCTAAAGGCTGCCAGCGTGTCCCCCTACATTATCGAGTTGTACGGAGTGTGCCTCAGGCCGCACTTCGCGCTGGTCATGAGCTACATGGAGAACGGCTGTCTGGGCTCGCTGCTGCGTCATGTGGATGTTCCCTGGGCGCTTAG GTGGAGAATGACGTATGAGATCTCCCTGGCCATGAACTTCCTGCACTGCCTGGACCCGCAGATTCTCCACTGTGACCTGAAGGCCGCAAATGTCCTGCTGGACGACGACTATCATGTCAAA ATAACTGACTTCGGCCTGTCCAAGTGGAAGAGCAggtccctggtgctgaccacCGTCAGTCCCATGGGGACCACCATCACACACGCCCCGCCGGAGTTCCTCAAGGACGTCAACCGTCTGCCTGATGCTTCTTTTGATGTGTACAGGTGCGAAACTTCACTACAGCATCATGATCACTTCTGA
- the LOC118406897 gene encoding leucine-rich repeat and IQ domain-containing protein 4-like: MTSKGSYTFKKKPTEGPVTLDLQGRKLSSIPDKVLKQKNIQCLILRDNKIKKISKKISKFEYLQTLDVSNNPDLRFIPKQIGDLPKLYNLHLENCGLESLPDDLYNLQTLGSLNLKGNKLSALSSEISKLQSLRQLFIDNNQFMDLPEEICTLANLEVLGCGQNLLTRLPDKLTILNLKSLTISCCRFEEFPRQVLSLGSLERLYIGGWAGSNTYSPIPEGIAHLQNLRLLAVDHSELASLPQGIVYLQMLQELDLSMNLFTAVPPEVLSLPNLVSLFMVGNQITRLPVELGRLPGLEDVVVFDNPLEYPPEDICKEGSDAIIKFLRSEDAETVPLAGEMGASAAQDHYPTPTTEL; the protein is encoded by the exons atGACAAGTAAAGGATCATACACATTCAAAAAGAAGCCTACGGAAGGCCCagtgacccttgacctccaaGGTCGTAAGCTTTCTTCGATTCCAGACAAAGTCCTCAAGCAGAAAAACATCCAATGCCTTATCCTTAGAGACAACAAGATCAAGAAAATTTCCAAGAAGATCtcaaagttcgaatacctgcaAACTCTTGATGTTAGCAACAACCCTGACCTTAGGTTTATTCCAAAACAAATCGGCGATCTCCCCAAACTGTACAACCTGCACCTGGAGAACTGTGGACTGGAAAGTTTACCAGACGACCTGTACAACCTGCAAACCTTGGGCAGTCTGAACCTGAAGGGGAACAAGCTGTCGGCACTGAGTAGTGAGATCAGTAAGCTGCAGTCTCTTAGGCAGCTGTTCATCGACAACAACCAGTTCATGGATTTACCTGAGGAGATCTGTACATTGGCGAACCTGGAGGTGCTAGGCTGTGGTCAGAATCTGCTCACACGTCTTCCAGACAAGCTCACCATCCTAAACCTGAAGTCTCTCACCATCTCCTGCTGCAGGTTTGAAGAGTTTCCAAGGCAAGTCCTCTCGCTGGGAAGCCTGGAGAGGCTGTACATAGGGGGCTGGGCAGGGTCAAACACGTATTCCCCTATCCCGGAGGGCATTGCTCATCTACAGAACCTACGACTCCTAGCAGTAGACCACAGTGAACTGGCATCCCTACCCCAGGGCATCGTGTACCTACAGATGCTACAGGAGCTGGATCTGTCCATGAATCTATTCACAGCCGTCCCACCTGAAGTCTTGTCCCTCCCGAATCTAGTTTCCCTCTTCATGGTGGGAAACCAGATCACGCGGCTCCCCGTCGAACTGGGCCGCCTACCGGGTTTGGAAGATGTTGTAGTATTCGATAACCCCCTGGAATACCCTCCAGAAGATATCTGCAAAGAGGGGAGTGACGCGATCATCAAGTTCTTACGATCAGAAGACGCAGAAACAGTGCCCCTAGCAGGAGAGATGGGAG CATCTGCAGCCCAGGACCATTATCCCACTCCAACGACGGAACTTTGA